Proteins from one Ipomoea triloba cultivar NCNSP0323 chromosome 1, ASM357664v1 genomic window:
- the LOC116011472 gene encoding uncharacterized protein LOC116011472 encodes MQTRSQGGQNLCPLNQELSRELRKLKKGSSNQLKEFEPVEINMETGESSNPGQMSPGGSSSRASPSQGAHTEAQPNTSQDPVAPVRIPISTSMENPNLNPYLGGGLGFQFPPQLQGAGMQNFPHLLNPNFFTNPMFDPYQNFPQRAQPYFYQRAQNFQPMATHLAPQFEEEDCIAYPGIEANNFELKTSMINLVQANQFGGSKLEDPKAHITHFDRICQTIKMNGVSMDAIKLRLFPFSLRDQALSWLNSFGPNHFNTWDQLYKSFMQEYYPPSKAAKLKKQIQNFQQFGSENLYEAWKRFKDLRRQCPRNLLSPGDFISSFYEGLLDNYKTVLDTSSMGGVFLDMTPDHGEQLIERITANTAYWYNERVEQPRKEKAVGMFEVDEKVAMQAQLDSIQHMLKEMVLNKKANAQSVISSSQMPPTPQAYSMVQPTTPSPPPSSTMAMVLSCAICGGAHASQSCQLLEPGSHNSYSTVEQVDMIGYQRPQGQAQWRNQVNPSWSNQGFQGRNPPPGFQGNQGFRGGYQGNQQWRGNQGHGTSQANTQNQQGYSQSSQDPDMKTFMNMIMTQMSKLQTEVEGLRAQQQGGGAQASTQPSFNGKLPASTENPRNQVNAVVTRSGKSLTDPPFPDDNIALENEGKEKELLPQKGDPEGQVQTKEDPSQGKKNKGKQIDDSVIPCNLLPFPQRLWKSKETERENKFKMMLDKLEISMPFVDAVTQIPSYKKFLKDILSNKKKLEKSAVIDLSEGALACAAIQKNLPPKLKDPGSFAIPCIVGGFVVGRALCDLGASVSLMPYSLCKRLNLGEPKPTTMTLQMADRSIKRPVGVLEDIPVMIDQYYIPGDFVILDIEEDAKVPIILGRPFLATAGAIIDVKRGKLVMEVADHKIEFDIFKMAKHQPTYIDECNMVEICEVNPSEVLKIDKEYSIVEELLEKFGICTQKEMDTCEQGIFDQGEAGERIFAALDPLGEEHAPKVELKPLPPSLRYVFLGSNSTYPVIVNSSLHSDEIDKLLNVLRKHRRVIGYTIGDLIGIDPKYCMHRIYLEENAKPTVEPLRRLNPNLKDVVKKEILKLLEADIIYPISDSKWVSPIHVVPKKGGITVIENDNNELIPTRLVTGHRMCIDYRKLNKSTRKDHYPLPFIDQLLERMSKNEYFCFLDGFSGYFQISIHPDDQEMTTFTCQYGTFAFKKMSFGLCNAPATFQRCMMAIFSEMVEEIMEVFMDDFSVYGKSFDDCLINLDKVLCRCQEVNLVLNWEKCHFMATEGIVLGHKISARGIEVDPAKIEVISKLPPPSSVKGVRSFLGHAGFYRRFIKDFSKIAKPLTHLLAKEVAFNFDESCLIAFNRLKEALCHAPIIQPPDWNLPFELMCDASDYAVGAVLCQKKDRCYYVIHYVSHTLDDAQVNYATTEKELLAVVFAMEKFRSYLLGSKVIVHTDHAALKYLFQKKDAKPRLIRWVLLLQEFDLEIRDKKGSENVVADHLSRLEGQKDDELPIDDSFKGETLYILTGLGKRYVPWFADIVNYLVSGYIPKDFNFNKRKRFLHDVKDYFWDEPLLFKRCADGIIRRCIPEEEFISVLNHCHSSPYGGHMSADRTALKVLQSGLFWPTLFATAREFVSKCNNCQRTGTINRKHEMPQKGILEVELFDVWGMDFMGPFPKSFGNEYILVAVDYVSKWVEAVATPRNDSKTVLKFVKKNIFSRFGMPRAFITDNGKHFCNKLLERILLKYGIHHRLSTPYHSQTCGQVELANREIKSILEKVVSPTRKDWSLKLDEALWALRTAYKTPIGVSPFKLVFGKSCHLPVEYEHKAYWAVARLNLNEDLAREKRLMCLNELEEFRMXRTKYFHDKRILRRYFEPGDQVLLYNSRLKLFPGKLKSRWSGPFQVEEHFPSGAVAISNKEGKTFVVNGQRLKLFNEAFREQEAERNEAKAVWDLFQPIYE; translated from the coding sequence ATGCaaactagatcacaaggtggTCAAAACCTTTGTCCTTTAAACCAAGAACTCTCTAGAGAGTTAAGGAAGTTGAAGAAAGGCTCATCCAATCAGTTGAAAGAGTTTGAACCAGTGGAGATAAACATGGAGACCGGTGAATCTAGCAACCCAGGCCAAATGTCTCCCGGAGGAAGTAGTTCCCGAGCAAGCCCGAGTCAAGGAGCACACACGGAGGCTCAACCCAATACCTCTCAAGATCCAGTGGCACCGGTACGAATACCAATCTCTACCTCCATGGAAAATCCGAATCTAAATCCTTATTTAGGAGGAGGATTAGGTTTTCAATTTCCACCGCAACTACAAGGGGCCGGGATGCAAAATTTTCCTCATCTTTTGAACCCAAATTTCTTCACAAACCCTATGTTTGACCCATACCAGAATTTCCCTCAAAGAGCCCAACCCTACTTCTACCAAAGAGCACAAAATTTTCAACCCATGGCTACTCATCTGGCTCCccaatttgaagaagaagattgcaTTGCCTATCCCGGAATCGAGGCCAATAACTTTGAACTCAAGACTTCCATGATCAACTTGGTGCAAGCAAATCAATTTGGAGGTTCAAAGTTGGAAGATCCTAAGGCGCATATCACCCATTTCGACAGAATATGCCAAACTATCAAGATGAATGGGGTGTCTATGGATGCAATCAAGCTGCGATTGTTCCCATTTTCGTTGAGGGATCAAGCTCTGAGTTGGCTCAATTCCTTCGGGCCAAATCATTTCAACACATGGGACCAACTGTACAAATCTTTCATGCAAGAATACTATCCACCCTCCAAGGCTGCAAAATTGAAGAAGCAAATCCAGAATTTCCAGCAATTCGGAAGTGAAAATCTGTACGAGGCATGGAAGAGGTTCAAGGATCTCAGGAGGCAGTGTCCTAGGAATCTCCTATCTCCTGGGGATTTCATTTCATCTTTTTACGAAGGATTGCTGGACAACTACAAGACAGTGCTGGATACTTCTTCTATGGGGGGAGTGTTTCTTGATATGACACCCGATCATGGAGAGCAGCTGATAGAAAGAATCACAGCCAACACTGCGTATTGGTACAATGAAAGAGTCGAGCAACCAAGGAAAGAGAAAGCAGTAGGTATGTTTGAAGTGGATGAGAAGGTTGCCATGCAAGCCCAACTGGATTCGATCCAACACATGTTGAAAGAAATGGTGTTGAATAAGAAGGCGAATGCTCAGTCAGTCATTTCCTCATCCCAGATGCCACCCACACCACAAGCCTACTCGATGGTACAACCAACAACTCCAAGCCCACCACCATCTTCAACTATGGCTATGGTGCTCAGTTGCGCTATTTGTGGCGGTGCTCATGCTTCTCAAAGTTGTCAACTATTGGAACCTGGCAGCCACAACTCTTATTCAACTGTAGAGCAAGTTGACATGATTGGATACCAAAGACCTCAAGGCCAAGCGCAATGGAGGAATCAAGTCAATCCTTCTTGGAGCAATCAAGGTTTTCAAGGGAGAAATCCACCTCCTGGTTTTCAAGGCAACCAAGGCTTTAGAGGTGGATATCAAGGCAACCAGCAATGGAGAGGAAATCAAGGACATGGTACGAGCCAAGCAAATACTCAGAATCAGCAAGGGTATTCACAATCATCTCAAGATCCGGATATGAAAACCTTCATGAACATGATTATGACACAAATGAGTAAATTGCAAACCGAAGTTGAAGGTCTTCGAGCTCAACAACAAGGAGGAGGTGCCCAAGCTTCTACCCAACCTTCATTTAATGGTAAACTTCCAGCAAGCACTGAAAATCCTAGGAATCAAGTCAATGCTGTTGTAACTAGAAGCGGGAAGTCTTTGACTGATCCACCCTTTCCAGACGATAACATTGCTCTTGAAAatgaagggaaagaaaaagaacttcTACCACAAAAAGGAGATCCCGAAGGACAAGTGCAGACAAAGGAGGATCCTAGCCAAGGTAAAAAGAACAAGGGTAAGCAAATTGATGATTCGGTGATTCCTTGCAATTTATTGCCATTTCCACAAAGGTTGTGGAAGTCCAAAGAAACCGAGAGGGAGAACAAATTCAAAATGATGCTTGACAAGTTGGAGATATCTATGCCTTTTGTGGATGCTGTTACTCAAATACCATCatacaagaaattcttgaaggatATTTTGAGTAATAAAAAGAAGCTGGAGAAGAGTGCAGTGATAGATCTTAGTGAGGGAGCATTGGCATGCGCTGCAATACAAAAGAATCTACCACCGAAGTTGAAGGATCCTGGAAGTTTTGCTATTCCATGTATCGTTGGAGGATTTGTTGTGGGTCGTGCTCTATGTGATCTCGGAGCTAGTGTGAGCCTCATGCCTTACTCCCTTTGCAAGAGGCTTAACCTTGGAGAGCCGAAACCCACTACCATGACACTTCAAATGGCGGATCGCTCAATAAAGCGCCCAGTGGGAGTATTAGAAGACATCCCAGTAATGATCGATCAATACTACATCCCGGGAGATTTTGTGATTCTTGACATTGAGGAAGATGCCAAGGTACCCATAATCCTTGGTAGACCATTTCTAGCCACAGCTGGGGCGATCATTGATGTAAAAAGGGGGAAGCTTGTTATGGAAGTGGCCGATCACAagattgaatttgatatattcaaaatggccaAACACCAACCAACTTACATTGATGAATGCAATATGGTGGAAATTTGTGAGGTAAACCCTAGTGAAGTCTTGAAGATTGACAAGGAGTATTCGATTGTTGAAGAACTTCTTGAGAAATTTGGAATCTGCACCCAAAAGGAGATGGACACATGCGAGCAAGGGATTTTTGATCAAGGTGAGGCTGGAGAAAGAATTTTTGCTGCTCTTGACCCGCTAGGAGAGGAACATGCACCAAAGGTAGAACTAAAACCTTTACCTCCTAGTCTAAGGTATGTTTTTCTGGGCTCTAACTCCACTTATCCTGTAATTGTTAATTCTTCTTTGCATAGTGATGAAATTGATAAGCTGCTTAATGTGCTTAGAAAACATAGGAGGGTAATTGGTTATACTATTGGTGATTTAATTGGCATTGATCCTAAGTACTGCATGcatagaatttatttagaagAGAATGCCAAACCTACTGTTGAACCCCTTAGGAGATTAAATCCCAATTTGAAGGATGTAGTTAAGaaggaaattttgaaattgctTGAGGCCGACATTATAtaccctatttcggacagcAAGTGGGTGAGTCCCATACATGTTGTTCCGAAAAAGGGCGGTATAACGGTCATTGAAAATGACAATAATGAGTTGATTCCTACTAGACTTGTTACTGGTCATAGAATGTGCATTGATTACAGAAAATTGAATAAGTCTACTAGGAAAGATCATTACCCCCTTCCATTTATTGATCAATTGCTTGAGAGAATGTCCAAGAATGAATACTTCTGTTTTCTAGATGGTTTTTCAGGATATTTTCAGATTTCTATTCACCCAGATGATCAAGAAATGACAACATTCACATGTCAATATGGCACCTTTGCTTTCAAAAAGATGTCATTTGGTTTGTGTAATGCACCAGCTACTTTTCAAAGGTGCATGATGGCAATCTTTTCTGAAATGGTGGAAGAAATCATGGAAGTATTCATGGACGATTTCTCAGTTTATGGTAAGTCGTTTGATGATTGTTTGATAAATCTTGATAAAGTTCTGTGCAGGTGCCAagaagtcaatttagttctgaATTGGgagaaatgtcattttatggcaACTGAAGGCATAGTTCTTGGCCACAAAATTTCAGCAAGGGGAATTGAAGTAGACCCGGCAAAGATTGAAGTCATTTCAAAACTGCCACCCCCAAGCTCGGTAAAAGGAGTAAGGAGTTTTCTTGGTCACGCTGGGTTTTACAGAAGATTCATCAAAGATTTCTCTAAAATTGCAAAACCCCTCACGCACTTGCTTGCGAAAGAGGTGGCGTTTAATTTTGATGAATCTTGTCTTATTGCTTTTAACAGATTGAAGGAAGCTCTATGTCATGCTCCAATCATTCAACCTCCTGATTGGAATCTACCGTTCGAATTGATGTGTGATGCGAGTGACTATGCAGTTGGGGCGGTGCTATGCCAAAAGAAGGACAGGTGCTACTATGTGATCCATTACGTAAGCCACACACTTGATGATGCTCAAGTCAACTATGCAACAACTGAGAAGGAGCTTCTTGCGGTGGTGTTTGCTATGGAGAAATTTCGGTCCTATTTGCTTGGGAGCAAGGTGATAGTTCACACCGACCATGCTGCTTTGAAGTATTTATTCCAAAAGAAAGATGCAAAGCCGAGGCTGATCCGATGGGTGCTCCTACTTCAAGAATTTGATCTGGAGATTAGAGATAAGAAGGGATCCGAGAATGTTGTGGCCGATCACCTGTCCAGACTTGAAGGTCAAAAGGATGATGAATTGCCCATAGATGATTCCTTCAAGGGAGAAACATTGTACATCTTGACTGGATTAGGAAAACGGTATGTGCCATGGTTCGCAGACATTGTGAATTACCTGGTAAGTGGCTACATCCCTAAGGattttaatttcaacaaaaGGAAAAGGTTTTTGCATGATGTGAAAGATTACTTTTGGGATGAGCCACTGTTGTTCAAAAGATGTGCAGATGGAATTATAAGAAGATGCATACCAGAAGAGGAATTCATTAGTGTCTTGAACCATTGCCATTCCTCTCCTTATGGTGGACACATGAGTGCCGATCGCACAGCTCTAAAAGTCCTACAATCTGGACTATTTTGGCCTACCTTGTTTGCTACTGCAAGGGAATTTGTGAGCAAGTGCAACAATTGTCAAAGGACTGGCACTATCAATAGGAAACATGAAATGCCTCAGAAAGGTATACTCGAAGTGGAACTCTTTGATGTATGGGGAATGGACTTCATGGGTCCATTTCCAAAGTCATTTGGGAATGAGTATATCCTAGTAGCTGTGGATTATGTGTCTAAATGGGTGGAAGCTGTTGCAACCCCAAGGAATGATTCAAAGACAGTGTTGAAATTTGTTAAGAAGAACATTTTTTCCAGGTTTGGAATGCCAAGAGCCTTCATCACTGACAATGGCAAGCATTTTTGTAACAAACTCTTGGAAAGGATTCTTCTCAAGTATGGCATTCATCACCGACTTTCTACGCCATACCATTCTCAAACTTGCGGACAAGTCGAGTTGGCAAATAGGGAGATCAAGTCAATCCTTGAAAAGGTAGTGAGTCCAACAAGAAAAGATTGGTCTTTAAAGCTAGATGAAGCACTATGGGCTCTGAGAACTGCCTACAAGACCCCTATTGGTGTCTCACCGTTCAAACTTGTCTTTGGAAAATCATGTCATTTGCCGGTTGAGTATGAACACAAGGCATATTGGGCAGTGGCAAGATTGAATCTGAATGAGGATTTGGCAAGAGAAAAGAGGTTGATGTGTTTGAATGAG
- the LOC116011482 gene encoding uncharacterized protein LOC116011482 yields the protein MVVAGGWWRWLVADGGLAVADGSGWWLVAVAGGSGWWQWLVAVGQPADGGCVGEWRWLSARAEMAVAGGWWRWLVADGGLAVADGSGWWLVAVAGGSGWWQWLVAVGQPADGGCVGEWRWLSARAEMAVAGGWWRWLVADGGLAVADGSGWWLVAVAGGSGWWQWLVAVGQPADGGCVGEWRWLSARAEMAVAGGWWRWLVADGGLAVADGSGWWLVAVAGGSGWWQWLVAVGQPADGGCVGEWRWLSARAEMAVAGGWWRWLVADGGLAVADGSGWWLVAVAGGSGWWRWLVAVAGGG from the coding sequence ATGGTAGTGGCTGGTGGCTGGTGGCGGTGGCTGGTGGCCGATGGCGGACTGGCGGTGGCTGATGGCAGTGGCTGGTGGCTGGTGGCGGTGGCTGGTGGCAGTGGCTGGTGGCAGTGGCTGGTGGCGGTGGGCCAACCGGCCGATGGCGGCTGCGTGGGCGAGTGGCGGTGGCTGTCAGCGAGAGCAGAGATGGCAGTGGCTGGTGGCTGGTGGCGGTGGCTGGTGGCCGATGGCGGACTGGCGGTGGCTGATGGCAGTGGCTGGTGGCTGGTGGCGGTGGCTGGTGGCAGTGGCTGGTGGCAGTGGCTGGTGGCGGTGGGCCAACCGGCCGATGGCGGCTGCGTGGGCGAGTGGCGGTGGCTGTCAGCGAGAGCAGAGATGGCAGTGGCTGGTGGCTGGTGGCGGTGGCTGGTGGCCGATGGCGGACTGGCGGTGGCTGATGGCAGTGGCTGGTGGCTGGTGGCGGTGGCTGGTGGCAGTGGCTGGTGGCAGTGGCTGGTGGCGGTGGGCCAACCGGCCGATGGCGGCTGCGTGGGCGAGTGGCGGTGGCTGTCAGCGAGAGCAGAGATGGCAGTGGCTGGTGGCTGGTGGCGGTGGCTGGTGGCCGATGGCGGACTGGCGGTGGCTGATGGCAGTGGCTGGTGGCTGGTGGCGGTGGCTGGTGGCAGTGGCTGGTGGCAGTGGCTGGTGGCGGTGGGCCAACCGGCCGATGGCGGCTGCGTGGGCGAGTGGCGGTGGCTGTCAGCGAGAGCAGAGATGGCAGTGGCTGGTGGCTGGTGGCGGTGGCTGGTGGCCGATGGCGGACTGGCGGTGGCTGATGGCAGTGGCTGGTGGCTGGTGGCGGTGGCTGGTGGCAGTGGCTGGTGGCGGTGGCTGGTGGCGGTGGCTGGTGGCGGCTGA
- the LOC116020878 gene encoding kinesin-like protein KIN-UB isoform X2, giving the protein MSLDSRSVGTRNKPSVVELDFELRLVSFCLSFFLKSKLGSEVNKSEIKSHRKSKIQNIGSTEYRLIVSHMLNFNVRKAVKIAVGTDLIKMMNPTAVNRYKRFSKSGLAAQIATGPLPAPVNMSAFEKKNNETILVFDLGGGTFVGTTTSVVLAQGLIDEGVKVVAAGGTYLGEGQKGFCTEEVTELKKLLHNEIKIRKAAEEETNKLKDQIMKFSEPELKGGNSDIVNLQKVLEEETRQKKRLEEEVNILKSQLSHLTLHAGQIRNSPDRDGNGSLLSVLDSLSPLRHLPYKDSNNGERGAITYLHGQVGLHKILSLLESEDACVQIHAVKVIANLAAEEANQEKIVEAGGLSSLLILLRSSEDETIRRIAAGALYLRKVDLRMYSAYQGHG; this is encoded by the coding sequence ATGTCTCTGGATTCACGAAGTGTTGGGACAAGAAATAAGCCGAGTGTTGTTGAGTTGGATTTTGAACTAAGATTAGTCTCCTTTTGTCTCTCATTCTTTCTGAAGTCTAAATTGGGTTCTGAAGTTAATAAATCAGAAATCAAAAGCCACAGGAAGTCTAAAATCCAGAATATAGGAAGTACAGAGTACAGATTGATTGTTTCTCATATGCTCAACTTCAATGTGAGGAAAGCTGTTAAGATTGCTGTTGGAACTGATCTGATTAAGATGATGAATCCTACTGCTGTGAATAGGTACAAGAGATTTTCTAAGTCTGGTTTAGCTGCCCAGATTGCTACAGGCCCACTGCCTGCTCCTGTTAATATGTCTGcctttgaaaagaaaaacaatgaaaCAATATTAGTGTTTGATCTTGGAGGTGGAACCTTTGTAGGGACAACAACATCTGTTGTTCTTGCACAAGGCCTAATTGATGAAGGTGTCAAGGTTGTTGCAGCTGGTGGAACATATTTAGGAGAGGGCCAAAAGGGGTTTTGTACTGAGGAAGTGACTGAGCTGAAGAAGTTGCtacataatgaaattaaaataagaaaagcaGCAGAAGAGGAAACCAACAAGCTCAAAGATCAGATTATGAAGTTTTCAGAACCAGAACTAAAAGGTGGAAATTCTGACATTGTAAACCTCCAAAAAGTGCTGGAAGAAGAGACTCGTCAGAAAAAGAGGTTGGAAGAAGAAGTGAACATCTTGAAAAGCCAATTGTCTCATCTGACTTTGCACGCTGGTCAAATTAGAAACAGTCCTGATAGAGATGGAAATGGCAGTTTGCTTTCTGTTCTAGATTCTCTGTCTCCACTTAGACATCTGCCATATAAAGATAGCAATAATGGGGAGAGAGGGGCAATCACCTATCTCCATGGACAAGTTGGACTACACAAGATTTTGTCACTACTCGAGTCTGAAGATGCTTGTGTGCAGATTCATGCTGTAAAAGTAATTGCCAACCTAGCAGCAGAAGAAGCAAATCAGGAGAAAATAGTTGAAGCTGGTGGCCTGTCTTCATTACTGATTCTTCTTAGAAGTTCTGAGGATGAAACTATTCGCAGAATAGCAGCTGGTGCTCTTTATCTGAGGAAAGTGGACCTGAGAATGTACTCTGCATACCAGGGCCATGGTTGA
- the LOC116020878 gene encoding uncharacterized protein LOC116020878 isoform X1: MFWRLFRFYAKSLMSLDSRSVGTRNKPSVVELDFELRLVSFCLSFFLKSKLGSEVNKSEIKSHRKSKIQNIGSTEYRLIVSHMLNFNVRKAVKIAVGTDLIKMMNPTAVNRYKRFSKSGLAAQIATGPLPAPVNMSAFEKKNNETILVFDLGGGTFVGTTTSVVLAQGLIDEGVKVVAAGGTYLGEGQKGFCTEEVTELKKLLHNEIKIRKAAEEETNKLKDQIMKFSEPELKGGNSDIVNLQKVLEEETRQKKRLEEEVNILKSQLSHLTLHAGQIRNSPDRDGNGSLLSVLDSLSPLRHLPYKDSNNGERGAITYLHGQVGLHKILSLLESEDACVQIHAVKVIANLAAEEANQEKIVEAGGLSSLLILLRSSEDETIRRIAAGALYLRKVDLRMYSAYQGHG; encoded by the coding sequence ATGTTTTGGAGATTATTTAGGTTTTATGCCAAATCTCTTATGTCTCTGGATTCACGAAGTGTTGGGACAAGAAATAAGCCGAGTGTTGTTGAGTTGGATTTTGAACTAAGATTAGTCTCCTTTTGTCTCTCATTCTTTCTGAAGTCTAAATTGGGTTCTGAAGTTAATAAATCAGAAATCAAAAGCCACAGGAAGTCTAAAATCCAGAATATAGGAAGTACAGAGTACAGATTGATTGTTTCTCATATGCTCAACTTCAATGTGAGGAAAGCTGTTAAGATTGCTGTTGGAACTGATCTGATTAAGATGATGAATCCTACTGCTGTGAATAGGTACAAGAGATTTTCTAAGTCTGGTTTAGCTGCCCAGATTGCTACAGGCCCACTGCCTGCTCCTGTTAATATGTCTGcctttgaaaagaaaaacaatgaaaCAATATTAGTGTTTGATCTTGGAGGTGGAACCTTTGTAGGGACAACAACATCTGTTGTTCTTGCACAAGGCCTAATTGATGAAGGTGTCAAGGTTGTTGCAGCTGGTGGAACATATTTAGGAGAGGGCCAAAAGGGGTTTTGTACTGAGGAAGTGACTGAGCTGAAGAAGTTGCtacataatgaaattaaaataagaaaagcaGCAGAAGAGGAAACCAACAAGCTCAAAGATCAGATTATGAAGTTTTCAGAACCAGAACTAAAAGGTGGAAATTCTGACATTGTAAACCTCCAAAAAGTGCTGGAAGAAGAGACTCGTCAGAAAAAGAGGTTGGAAGAAGAAGTGAACATCTTGAAAAGCCAATTGTCTCATCTGACTTTGCACGCTGGTCAAATTAGAAACAGTCCTGATAGAGATGGAAATGGCAGTTTGCTTTCTGTTCTAGATTCTCTGTCTCCACTTAGACATCTGCCATATAAAGATAGCAATAATGGGGAGAGAGGGGCAATCACCTATCTCCATGGACAAGTTGGACTACACAAGATTTTGTCACTACTCGAGTCTGAAGATGCTTGTGTGCAGATTCATGCTGTAAAAGTAATTGCCAACCTAGCAGCAGAAGAAGCAAATCAGGAGAAAATAGTTGAAGCTGGTGGCCTGTCTTCATTACTGATTCTTCTTAGAAGTTCTGAGGATGAAACTATTCGCAGAATAGCAGCTGGTGCTCTTTATCTGAGGAAAGTGGACCTGAGAATGTACTCTGCATACCAGGGCCATGGTTGA
- the LOC116016425 gene encoding heavy metal-associated isoprenylated plant protein 15-like yields MGKQKVVIGISMKDQKARTKAFKIAVSVPGVESASIQLDKGQLEVVGDFDSVVLANQLRKSLGQAELVSVTSAEKKEEKKEEKKEEKKKDEVQPPTIVTVFQDPSHFPYPPHYVYPTHDYQSVCSIM; encoded by the exons ATGGGGAAG CAAAAGGTAGTGATCGGTATCTCTATGAAGGACCAGAAGGCTCGTACCAAGGCCTTCAAGATTGCCGTCAGCGTGCCAG GGGTTGAATCGGCATCTATCCAACTGGATAAGGGGCAGTTAGAGGTGGTGGGCGACTTCGACTCGGTGGTTCTGGCGAACCAATTGAGGAAGAGCTTGGGGCAAGCGGAGCTAGTGAGTGTGACTTCCGCCGagaaaaaggaagagaaaaaggaagagaagaaggaggagaagaagaaagacgAGGTCCAACCACCAACAATTGTCACAGTCTTTCAGGATCCTTCTCACTTTCCTTACCCCCCTCACTACGTTTACCCAACTCATGATTACCAATCCGTGTGCTCTATTATGTAA